The Brassica oleracea var. oleracea cultivar TO1000 chromosome C7, BOL, whole genome shotgun sequence sequence TAGTAATAACTTATATTACAATACTAAAAGTTGGATATACTTAACAGAGAATTAAAAAAAATTAACCAATGAGAATGCACGACTCCTTTCAAATCTGCCTTGTCATTTGTCACTGAATCGGGCTAAGTGTATTGGGCTGTAATGTATTTCATGTGGCCAATTCACAGACAAAGTCATCTCTAAGCCCAAACAAAATATCAGACCAAACTCGCTAATTGACTTCTTCTAAGTTCACTTCGTCGTCGTCTTCCCAAAAACTAAAAACCTTATCGTCTTTGTGTCTCACCGTTACTTTGTAGTTAAGTCCATCCAGGTCCTTCAATCAATTTTCTTCTTCGTCATTCCTTTAATCCTCATTGATTTGATCGTTCTAACTTCCTATGTCCCTCCTATATAAATACCTCTTCTGACTCTTTCCTTCATGCTCATTCAAGGAAATCCATAAAACAAACTCATGCAATGGCAACTCAATCGGCAAAATATCTCCCCAGAGATTATGATCCGGTGTGTTTTCTCTGATCATCAAACATCCACCGTAAACGCAGCTGCTTCTCACTAGCTGACTGCTCGAATCATCGTATGTATTCCGTTACTCCGCCTTGTGCGTACAGCTCATGAGCTGGTTCAGTTCAATTTTTCATGAACATGATCTCTATTTTTTAGGCTCATTTAATAAATGAGTTTAATGATCGACCTTAAACTAGATCACGAGTTATATGAACGATCTTTAATGAACATGAGCTAACTCATGACATTGGTCGTTTTATACTTTATATGTATATATATATGGATGACTTCTATTTTTTTTATGTAAAAAAAATAATTCTATACTAATCATATTTATCTTATAAAATTAAAATATAAAAACAAAAAGTAATAAATATATACTAAAATGTAAAAGAATATAGATATAAATCCTCATATCATATATCTTTAGAACTAAAATATAAAACTAAATATTCCTAAGACTTTCATGCGGAATACATATCTTTACGATTTGAATAGATAAAGAGTTTGAATATGAATCATCACAAGACTTTTATGTAAAATATATTTTTGGATCACTGATTTAGCTTTGATTTAATATATTATTAGGTTTTGGTTTTATTCAGTATTTAAATATTAACACTTTGTACTTTTAAATTTAAAATTATATTATAAAAAAAATCCATTTCTATTTTTTAATTATTATTTTTAATTATTATTTTTTATGTCTGATCTCTCATTTAACTCATGATCTAGATATCTGAGTTCAAGTTTGTATACTGAAGCTTATATAATAAATGAGCTGAGCTGAGCTAGCTTATGAAAGACCAGAGCTCACCATGAGCTGAGCTGAGTTGACTAAGTTAACTCATTTTGACACCCCTAATTAATTTATTCAAAATACTTACATAGTTATATCTGAGTCACATTTCAAGTGCATTAATTTTACTGTCGATGATTTGATAATTTATGAATCCTGAATTATATAAAATAAATTTTCAGTAAAATTAAATGGTTATTATTGTTTTTTATATATATATATCTATTTTATTTTTAAAATCCACAATTAGATTTTAGACCAACAAAAGGAAAAATTCATTATTTGATTTTTCATATAAGTTCCCAGTATATGTGAACATTTAAGAATAGAAAGTGTTTATGAAATATAATCTTAATATAAATATGTAAATAAATATAACGAATTTTAAATTTTAAATTTGAATATATTATTATTTATAATTTTCATCTTTTCTTCAGTGTCATGATTATTGCTTATTTTATATAAAACTTTAGAAAATATTTTATGAAATTTTCGAACTTTTTAATTTTTTAAAAGAGAAAACCTAATTTTTGTTAACCAAAACCATTTAATCCCATCATTAGTAAACCTCTGGAGAACTGATGTGCTTTTTCTTCGAACTATGAAAAAAATTTCTCACAGAGTCAATATGATGAGTTTGTGAATTTCTTGTTGTCAAAAAAAAAAAAATCTCACGGTCATGTTTGTGAGTTATTTCCACAAAACAATTTTATTCAATCATGAATACATAATAGTTGATAAATGATAATATAATATTACATTCAGCTGATATATTATTCCCAACTTATAAATTAAATTAATTTGATATATAAAGATATATTACTGTGCCTTCAAGCAACCATCATAAGCATTCGTCGACTTTCCATACGCATTACTGCATTCAATTAGTGGCTTATTTCCATCGAACGTAGTAATATCAATTCTATCTAGAACGATATCTTTGCAAGATGTGACATCGCTGCAATCTATCTTTATAATTTCATCTTTTTGTGACGTTCCATGTATATTTGTGAATATCACGTTGCTTATCGCCACTGCTGATGATTCCTATTAAGTAAAAGATACATAAAAATAATAAATAAATAAAAATAACCTAAGTTCTACTTAGAAGTTTTATATTTTACAAAAAGAAAATAATTTACCTCTACGTGGATATGTCCCTTGTCTATATAGTGTTGATCGATTATAATTGGATTTTGGGTTTCAGTGAGCGTGATATCCTTGAAAACTATATTCCTTGCATATCCTTTTCCATTCTAAAAATTAAAATTAAATACAAATAAGTAAAATAAATCTGTTGACAAAAAAAAAAATAAAACAAATCGTACCATTATTATAAAACTTCATTTAATTCTTATATAGACAAATATAAGTAAATATTTATTACCGGCCATGTCTTAATTCTCGCTCCATTGGTCGTCTCATTGAAAGTACAGTTAGTCACTTGGACGTTCTCAACTATAGATTCTTCTCCATCTCTTCCTAAACTTCCCACACTAATATAAACATAAAGAACAAAATTTGTTATAAAATCTAAAAGTTAAGATATATTTGATGGCATTAACAAAATCACATACAAGTTGGAAAAAAAAAACTAATCAAAGATATACCTTATTCCATGTCCAGGACCACATTGCATCCTTGTGATGTTGATATTTATACTTCCACTGTTTAAAGCTACACAATCATCTCCTGCAATGTTTTAACATATTGAAATACGAATAACCATATTATACCATTTGAAATTGGAAATTTAGTGATTCCAAAAAGGAGAGATATCTAACTACGTACCAGTTCCAACTATAGTGTCATATATTTCTACATCAGTTGATGTTGAAATATCAATTCCATCGGTGTTAGGACTATCACCAGGCGCAATAATTTTTATCTGCGTGATTTTCACTTGTCTGCAATCGCGGATTGAGATATGATTTCTCGGGCTATCGAATGAGGTTATTCCATTTATTTCAAGATTATTGCATCCTTTAAAATGCAATTGCTACAATAAAAAAAATAAAACCTTTCGCTATGAGCTTTTTGTAGCAGAGTTTGAAGTCAATTTAATAGAGAAATTATATGTACTCACAGTAGGGCGTTTAGAAGCTGGCATATTGGCCTGGATTTAATGAATATGAGAAAAAAACATTAGACCCACATTTTCTGATTATAAATTCAGCTAAACAAATTTAATTTCTTTTAATATATAAAAAAATATTTCACCTCCCAGAAAGATGAACCACGTCCATTGATTGTTCCTGAACCAAGGACCGTTAGGCCGATGATTTTATGAAAACTGACCCATTCGTATGACTTCAAGTCTGACCATGCTGCTTTGTTAAGAGGGGCGACAATCTTTCCGTCCAACTGTAAAGTTGATCACAAATACATTCTAATCAACACATAATTTTTTTCAATAAATAAGTTTTTAAATGGATCTTAAAAATATTAGTCTTTCAGTGTTACCTGAACTTGTACAGATGGAGAGTTACAAGGACCTTGAAACACTAGAGGTTGTAGTAAAAAGGTATTATCTGAAGGAATAAGGAGTGTTTTATTACTCCCACCACTACTGCACATAGCTTTCCATGCTTCTACAAAAGCCTTTTTCCAAAAAAAAAATTTATTACGAATTAGTAGATAAATAACTAAATGTTTGTAACACAATTATGATCTAGTTGTCGGAACAAACAACAATAGAAAATAAATACTACATCATTTTTTAAAAGATCCGTATTTTAGGATTTTCACACTTATTAAAAAAATATATCAAATTTTAGTTACCAATATATTGTTTTCCATAATCAATAATTTACCACAAGTTTTCACCAATAGAATTTTAATAAATACAATTATGTTTTTTGAAGTTTACAATTTACATTTAATTTATGTATTGAAAATATGAAAAATGTATTTTTTTGAAACAATTTTTTTTTTTAAAACAGGAATCTTTTAGAAACGGAGTGAATAGTAAACATATGACTAGGTTATTTTTTCTCGGTGACTACACAAAGTTTGAATACAAGAAAACCCTTATACAAAAACATGGCGCCAATCATGGCTGGGGAATCGCCAATCCTTTAGCACTTTCATTTAATGAATAGAATTGTTATTCAAAATTATTTCTACTGCAAGAAAATTATATCAAAATTTCAGTGTCATCACTTTTGTTTTTTAAAAATAAACATAATCTAAACTTTATAGGCTCATAGGTTCTGTTTTTTTTTTTGCTGGAAATTTGATTATAGCTTCTCTTGATAGAGCTCAAACTAAAGAGTCGCGTTATAATAATTCTTCTTAAAAAACTAAATAATAACTAAATAATATTATACCTTTGAATCATCGGTTGTACCATCGGTTGAATCAAAAAAAAAAAACTAAATAATATTTTAATGGAAAAATCGAGATTACGTTTCGCAGTATTATACCTTTGAATCATCGGTTGTACCATCTCCCTCGGCGCCAAATTTAAGGACATCATAGATTTGACCATTTACAAATCCAAAATTGACTAACGTCAACACGAACACAACACGTACTATGATTTCCTACAATATCCAAAAGCAAGGTAAGATTGAAATAAACATATTAAGTCAAAGAGAAACAAAATACATATATATTATATAAAGAGAAACTATATTTAACATTATATGTACCATTCTGTGACGAAGATACGATGATTTCATTAACAAAAGAAAACGATTTTTTTGCTAAAAGAACAAACAAAAAAGATGGTGGTCAGATGATCGAATGTAAGGTATTGTGTCTGTATCTGTTTATGACACATTTATATACTTACAATCATATATTTTGTTCTGAAATTCGCAGATTTTATACCTAAAATACACTCAACAAGTTTATACATATAGGGGACACATGTACTTATCCAACTAGATGTATATCCAGTTAGATTATTAGATTTAGACAAAAATCTTAATTCTAAGATTTAAGAAATAAATACTATAGAAACAATCAAGAATATAAGTTGCAACAGAGATGAAAATACATACAGAAAAAAAATAAAATGCACTGAAAAATTCTAAAGTAGAATTAGATTTGGGTGTATATTATAATCAGATTGTTTTAACCTTATGATCTATACTATTATTTGCGAAATAATTTTTCGCAACGAAGTTTTCACGTTAAAAGTTAGACCGGTTAATGTCATTGTTACCTTTAATAATATTTTATATATTTTTATTATATAATTAAAATGAATTAATATAAATAATATCATTTAAAAAAACAAATAAGATAATTATTGTGTTGTTATCTTAATGAATTTATAAATATATCTTATATAACTAAAAACGAATTTTAAAATGATAATATCATATTTAAAAAATAAGATAATTATTTATATTGTGTTGTTATCTTGAAATAATATTTTTCTATTATAAATTTTTAAAATTAAGATATACAAATTTTATAATATAATATTAATCAAGTAAAAACATTTGAATAAAGATATTTTATAAAATATTTTTAATATTTGAGTGTTTTTAATGAAATTTTTTATTGAATATAAATAATTAATTGTTTGATTTAAATTTTTTTGAAGACTAAATAATAACTTATCGTATTGGTTTGATTTAAACTAATAAATATTTGTAAAAGGATATGCTCGTATGTGTGGACCAAACACCTAATATTTTTTTTAAACATGATCATTATTTATATGTAACTTAATAGAGTCTGACATCGAAAATATACATATTTTTTTAATAATTTGTACACATTTTAATAAAGATTATTATTTTAGATAAGTTCAAGATATGAAATTCACTTATTTGATAACCCATTTTATTCTTATATTGACGTTATTTTTCAAGTAAAGTTTATGAAAAATAATATTAAAAATTATCTTTTTGATTTTTTAGTAATAAAAAAAATTAGCATGCAAAAGAAAATAAAGTATAATTCATAAGAAGATCTTAACCATAACGGTTGAAGATCCCAATCCATTGAAAAGCAAAGGTTAAATGGTTTTTTTTTCTCTGATCAAATGGTGAATTACTTATCATATAATTTATTTTTATTTTTATTACATATAACGATCAATTACCCACAACATATATGATTGATAAACAATTTCACGGACAACGGTTCTATGGTTTAGCTTTCCATGTAGCATTCGGATCGACGGACAGTTCTGCGTGTATTTTCGATGTACATTGTTGGAGCTACGTTTATCACATAATCTGGTAGAGAAAAAGTCCACTCACGACAGACTGAACTGAAAATGAAGACACGGCCCATCGGCGAAGTCCAGCTATTCTAGACCAAAAAGGCTACCTCGCAGCCCAAAATAGCGAGCTCCGAGTCTACAGATATACATCAAAGACCCGATCACTTCAACGTCAGTTTCATAACAAACAGAGATCTCCGGAACAAGGCACGTCATATGCACCCTAGATACGCGGAGTAGTTGGAGCGAGCTGATCAGCATAATAAACAAAGCCAAAATCATTACTGAGGAAGCGTCATTTGATTTACCTACTTTAGATCTAGATTACTCTATCTCTATTGTATTCTCTTGTGTTTTGTTTTTTCTTTTGTATTCATTGTTAGTAATATTAATCCAGTTTGTGCAAATTATCTTAGAGATCTACTCTCAAAGAATTTTTCCCACCGTTTCCTAAACCTTACTTGATTCACATTAAATTTACGAATGAAGGATTTTTCTCTCACATACATGCTCTATTCACAACACATGACCACAACGAATGGCTCTGGTTTTAGATAAACCTTACATCCTATAATATGTAGGAAATTGCTATAACATCTCCGGTTTTGTTATATGTTGAAAAGATTAAAAGAATTGATTCAGCTACCTATTTTACCAAAGTGTAGTATACCTTTATGGTCACAAATCCAGAAAAAAACTCTAAAATAAAGTGTGTTGATCTAGAGTAGTGGAAGGATGAGTAATAAATTGGTAATCGATTTGAGATACTGTGAGAATAAAGCTAAAGTACCAAAAAATGTTATGTGTTAATTGCATGGTCAACAAAAGAAGGAAAATTACACCGTATGACCACCAATAATTTTATAATTCACTAACTAACAATTTTATCTAATAAACCAGAATAATGGTATATATTATGTAATAATGTGATAAACCCCTTTGACACAACCGGTGAAACCTACTGCTACATATATATTAAAATAATTATTTAGTAAATGTAATTAACTAGATCGTGACTTACTCTTAATCACATATTATTTTTTGGAGTAGTTTCTTCTCCTGAGATACTCTCGACGGCGACTGCGGTAATGACAACCAATTTTGGTAAATAAGAGACAACGACAAAGACTTAGACGATGAGGCGAGCGACACGACTTATGCATTGGCGATCACCTCCATCTATTTAATTGGCACCATCATCACGATCGTTTATTTTGTCGTCACCACAGTCTTCTTTCCTGCCACAGTTGCCCCTCTTCTCCTAATTTCTATGACTTGTGTATTCTTCTCTTTCATCTACTTTATCAACAATAAAATTCTTCTTTCTGATGCGGTTACATGTACTATCTCCACTGATGTCGTCAGGTACACTTATCTTTTGTCGCCGTGAATGAACCAAAGTTGATAGGAGAAGATGAACAGTTTTTGTTAAATTGTGTTATATTCTATTATATACATATAGAATAGAAATGTAAAACAATATGTATTATGTTTGTTCTATTTATATCATTTAATGCGATATATTCTGCTACTATACTATTTTATTATGTCCTATTCCATTTGACTATTAATAAAGAGTGTTCTATTTTGTTTAGAAATATAATTTATAATTGTCTTAAGTTCTAACTTTCGGTACATATATATTTTCGAACCTATAAATTTCCTACTATCTATATATATAAAGTTAGCTTTTTCTCTTCTCATGATAAGTGACAGTGAGATTTGATGACATGTGTTCCCCATGTAGTTCTTTTTAAATTTTAAGTCCTTCTAACTGTGCACTATCTAATCCATTTTGCACTAAGCATTATTGTATGAAGTTTGATAATCTATTTTATTGGTCACTAAAATTTAAGATTATTTTTGTTACTTAATTTTATGTTGATCTTCCAAACATTTATTTCTTATAATAAACTGATTCTTTTAGTTATTTGGCAATTTTGCTTACAAAATTTATTATTGATATTTTTTTGAAAGAAATAGCTTCCATTTTGAAATCATATTTTGTTAGATTCATATGTAATGAAAAGTGCTTTAGATTCATATTGTTTTTATTATTTTAAAATCTTGTATTCTTTAAGATTTTTTTTGTTAGTTGATTTTATGTTGGTCTTTCAAANNNNNNNNNNNNNNNNNNNNNNNNNNNNNNNNNNNNNNNNNNNNNNNNNNNNNNNNNNNNNNNNNNNNNNNNNNNNNNNNNNNNNNNNNNNNNNNNNNNNNNNNNNNNNNNNNNNNNNNNNNNNNNNNNNNNNNNNNNNNNNNNNNNNNNNNNNNNNNNNNNNNNNNNNNNNNNNNNNNNNNNNNNNNNNNNNNNNNNNNNNNNNNNNNNNNNNNNNNNNNNNNNNNNNNNNNNNNNNNNNNNNNNNNNNNNNNNNNNNNNNNNNNNNNNNNNNNNNNNNNNNNNNNNNNNNNNNNNNNNNNNNNNNNNNNNNNNNNNNNNNNNNNNNNNNNNNNNNNNNNNNNNNNNNNNNNNNNNNNNNNNNNNNNNNNNNNNNNNNNNNNNNNNNNNNNNNNNNNNNNNNNNNNNNNNNNNNNNNNNNNNNNNNNNNNNNNNNNNNNNNNNNNNNNNNNNNNNNNNNNNNNNNNNNNNNNNNNNNNNNNNNNNNNNNNNNNNNNNNNNNNNNNNNNNNNNNNNNNNNNNNNNNNNNNNNNNNNNNNNNNNNNNNNNNNNNNNNNNNNNNNNNNNNNNNNNNNNNNNNNNNNNNNNNNNNNNNNNNNNNNNNNNNNNNNNNNNNNNNNNNNNNNNNNNNNNNNNNNNNNNNNNNNNNNNNNNNNNNNNNNNNNNNNNNNNNNNNNNNNNNNNNNNNNNNNNNNNNNNNNNNNNNNNNNNNNNNNNNNNNNNNNNNNNNNNNNNNNNNNN is a genomic window containing:
- the LOC106305026 gene encoding probable polygalacturonase At3g15720 isoform X2, translated to MCSSGGSNKTLLIPSDNTFLLQPLVFQGPCNSPSVQVQLDGKIVAPLNKAAWSDLKSYEWVSFHKIIGLTVLGSGTINGRGSSFWEANMPASKRPTQLHFKGCNNLEINGITSFDSPRNHISIRDCRQVKITQIKIIAPGDSPNTDGIDISTSTDVEIYDTIVGTGDDCVALNSGSININITRMQCGPGHGISVGSLGRDGEESIVENVQVTNCTFNETTNGARIKTWPNGKGYARNIVFKDITLTETQNPIIIDQHYIDKGHIHVEESSAVAISNVIFTNIHGTSQKDEIIKIDCSDVTSCKDIVLDRIDITTFDGNKPLIECSNAYGKSTNAYDGCLKAQ
- the LOC106305026 gene encoding probable polygalacturonase At3g15720 isoform X1; the protein is MKSSYLRHRMEIIVRVVFVLTLVNFGFVNGQIYDVLKFGAEGDGTTDDSKAFVEAWKAMCSSGGSNKTLLIPSDNTFLLQPLVFQGPCNSPSVQVQLDGKIVAPLNKAAWSDLKSYEWVSFHKIIGLTVLGSGTINGRGSSFWEANMPASKRPTQLHFKGCNNLEINGITSFDSPRNHISIRDCRQVKITQIKIIAPGDSPNTDGIDISTSTDVEIYDTIVGTGDDCVALNSGSININITRMQCGPGHGISVGSLGRDGEESIVENVQVTNCTFNETTNGARIKTWPNGKGYARNIVFKDITLTETQNPIIIDQHYIDKGHIHVEESSAVAISNVIFTNIHGTSQKDEIIKIDCSDVTSCKDIVLDRIDITTFDGNKPLIECSNAYGKSTNAYDGCLKAQ